The Streptomyces sp. NBC_00224 genome has a window encoding:
- a CDS encoding beta/gamma crystallin domain-containing protein, translated as MISKTKRVARSVIVALAATTAVTVAMPTGNAFAIDKVECRGGENFLKIWSHLDNRSSVDCYANKGRKSFGSWWVDRISTGNNDLIYYDVNGDSVRINRWTDITFPHRPPRVKDIEIL; from the coding sequence GTGATCTCAAAGACGAAGAGAGTTGCCCGTTCCGTGATCGTGGCGTTAGCAGCCACCACGGCGGTCACGGTTGCCATGCCCACGGGCAACGCGTTCGCTATCGACAAGGTCGAGTGCCGTGGCGGGGAGAACTTCCTGAAGATCTGGTCGCACCTGGACAACCGCTCCAGCGTGGACTGCTACGCCAACAAGGGCCGGAAGTCCTTCGGTAGCTGGTGGGTCGACCGCATCTCGACGGGCAACAACGATCTCATCTACTACGACGTAAACGGCGACTCGGTCCGCATTAACCGGTGGACGGACATCACCTTCCCGCACCGTCCCCCGCGGGTCAAGGACATCGAAATCCTTTAA
- a CDS encoding neuraminidase-like domain-containing protein: MTAEGPEISGQSAVATGSRLPRADAPLIPKAPPDVPPWVSIALVGAAVAGVPATASVSESRGTHFRWVQADLTWEPEPAVTYTQTWITVDGIVVIRDPQGGGGNYSVTFARPGDHTIMATGVTDQGEHIDSAVRPVRVAAAAPPAFTLTSPANGTVVNLDEGGGQVTVQLTTSSDQYFPLTVSITRDNQTTSEQFTGTTYTRTIVLAPMPLGARSLSVTCADPDGQATTQTRSLTGRDIAPPHVRVSTPQPGAALIGDANGAVAVPVQGTTEDVQSSMSGGSATVAWALAPGGPWTTVRPSTGTDFRNWSADIPLAGFGAHTIHVRATDQAGNTAPLLAVPVVVISSYVPATLTERLGERQYLTALLSFAQEQVTVPGTPSAPLDTRALVTALGQPLDRLSQPLSAAADRGGQAVNQLRVPVELLRARIASTRTPTAPGAAAETHYRDTAYADLLASFGTSYAELRLARSATPAARRALADRLGIRLSATKPDELDRLVLDGAALTEAAVETLFGLQSSTAADPLRAPATPLILTWQLAGLALAWAEQDQHPNAPRAFTVLADPDVIGAPDVIPGPKGDPIRTLLAQRAHHLSDYAQLLNSLRNAELDAAKGLASMQARALPGVDLAALEAKDTSGADISAALTAAGLTRGGFRYLRDLGRLAAAGTLTLAEWTDAIAILTGAHRRQLYPTWRTQETAFVLSPDYFVLSGDPGPQVNAYRADPRARGDWQSVLRGRIAERQNLLDAAARAVSAAEQVALPLMRDALLTDLAAPTGAELTTTGEEMSALFLVDVLAGGTLSTTRLGQAIESVQSLLSAKRSGELPPGHPAAPWTLNDFDGFTAAWVWMGELGSWQAATTAFLFPERNLDPTLLVPGAKPPQPFDTFYENIRGSGPFSAADTNRYAAAYLAQMGLSFTYLDPNRSAEHQKTLRDLSARQSETNAREIFWAVPLLLAGRLQSVGDFQSALDWYWLVLPYDVGAPISVYHRINTETPARPDLRFPPRWTTALAPFTLAATRPTPYSRATLLAVIRCHLDYADAEFTRETDESVAHARALYVTARRLLGAAQLKPLEPTNLGEPALAIPEVESLRTRAQVQLAKLRQGRNIAGMPRPQGAPTTLTISQPTPFRFKVLLERARQLTAQAAQLESGYLTALEKYDEKNLRLFDALKGIDLSAAQATLATSRVKEAKDAVAAAMAQQNKAKVMAETYTAAIDAPPNKYETDLLDQYDKQWKIKDGIVTMDTAIGIAQAASNSASLSDIFFSGGSKVALALAISAAHVIKGGLQAWENDLEAQMQANQLKSGVEQRREEWRRQLVSAEQESQIAAVQVTTARDHVAIATQEEAIATLQHDQAVATLKFLGGQFTNADLYLWLSTTLGSVYRYFLQQATATARLAQAQLAFERAEPAPSLIRNDYWQSPAEATGPSRRGLAGAEQLAEDLTRLDQHAFNSERRRLNLSQTFSLARLMPVEFLGFRETGTLPFATPMSLFDADFPGHYLRMIRQVRTSVVALVPPDRGIRASLYSNGISRVTTGQDGVFRDITVRHDPGVVALTSPVGASGVFELDAQSDLLLPFESSGVDTTWELRLPPAANPFDFSTIVDVLVTIDYTALYDDAYRDQVTARLNADRRRGSDVVFSLARDFPDEWYDLNNPLDPRNRGVTLTLRDVDFPLKIEDLTTASLAIRLSGTEAVPPTVVSLRRGAAGGEATTDDGIAATRRGNAASWRPLLGSAPTGDWHLDFGPDATPLFEAGALGDVLLVVGWTGQGPAWT, translated from the coding sequence GTGACCGCCGAGGGACCAGAGATTTCAGGGCAGAGCGCGGTCGCGACCGGCAGCCGCTTACCCAGGGCCGACGCGCCGCTGATACCGAAAGCCCCGCCGGACGTCCCGCCCTGGGTGAGCATCGCGCTCGTCGGGGCGGCGGTGGCCGGTGTGCCCGCGACGGCCTCGGTGTCCGAAAGCCGCGGCACTCATTTCCGGTGGGTGCAGGCCGACTTGACCTGGGAGCCGGAGCCGGCCGTCACGTACACCCAGACGTGGATCACCGTCGACGGCATCGTGGTGATCAGGGACCCCCAGGGCGGGGGCGGAAACTACTCGGTGACCTTCGCGCGGCCCGGTGACCACACCATCATGGCGACCGGGGTGACCGACCAGGGCGAGCACATAGACTCCGCGGTCAGGCCCGTGCGGGTGGCCGCGGCCGCTCCCCCGGCCTTCACCCTCACCTCGCCCGCCAACGGCACCGTCGTCAATCTCGACGAGGGCGGCGGACAGGTCACCGTCCAGCTGACCACGTCGAGCGACCAGTACTTCCCGCTCACGGTGAGCATCACCCGGGACAACCAGACCACAAGTGAACAGTTCACGGGCACCACGTATACGAGGACGATCGTCCTCGCACCCATGCCACTGGGAGCCAGGTCCCTCTCCGTCACCTGCGCCGACCCCGACGGCCAGGCGACGACCCAGACCCGCTCCCTGACCGGCCGTGACATCGCGCCGCCCCATGTGCGCGTCAGCACGCCGCAGCCCGGCGCCGCCCTCATCGGCGACGCCAACGGAGCGGTGGCCGTGCCCGTGCAGGGCACTACCGAAGACGTGCAGAGCAGCATGTCGGGCGGCAGCGCCACCGTGGCCTGGGCGCTCGCGCCCGGAGGTCCCTGGACCACGGTCCGCCCCTCGACCGGCACCGACTTCCGCAACTGGAGCGCCGACATACCGCTCGCTGGCTTCGGCGCGCACACCATCCATGTACGGGCCACCGACCAGGCGGGCAACACGGCCCCGCTGCTCGCCGTCCCGGTCGTCGTGATCAGCTCGTACGTCCCCGCCACGCTGACCGAGCGCCTCGGTGAACGGCAGTATCTGACGGCCCTGTTGTCGTTCGCGCAGGAGCAGGTCACCGTGCCCGGCACACCGTCGGCCCCGCTCGACACCCGCGCCCTGGTCACCGCGCTCGGACAGCCACTCGACCGGCTCAGCCAGCCCCTGTCCGCGGCCGCCGACCGCGGTGGACAGGCGGTCAACCAGCTGCGGGTACCCGTCGAGCTGCTGCGCGCCCGGATCGCCTCGACCCGCACCCCCACGGCCCCGGGCGCCGCGGCCGAAACCCACTACCGCGATACGGCCTACGCCGATCTGCTCGCCTCCTTCGGCACGTCGTACGCGGAATTGAGGCTGGCCAGAAGCGCCACCCCGGCGGCCCGCCGCGCCCTCGCCGACCGCCTGGGCATCCGCCTGTCGGCGACCAAACCCGACGAGCTCGACCGGCTCGTCCTGGACGGCGCGGCCCTGACCGAAGCGGCTGTGGAAACCCTCTTCGGCCTTCAGTCCAGCACGGCCGCCGACCCGCTCAGGGCGCCCGCGACCCCGCTGATCCTCACCTGGCAGCTCGCGGGCCTCGCCCTGGCCTGGGCCGAGCAGGACCAGCACCCCAATGCGCCACGGGCGTTCACGGTGCTCGCCGACCCCGATGTCATCGGTGCGCCCGATGTGATTCCCGGTCCCAAGGGCGACCCGATCCGCACGCTCCTCGCTCAGCGCGCCCACCATCTCTCCGACTACGCGCAGCTGCTCAACAGCCTGCGCAACGCCGAGCTCGACGCTGCCAAGGGGCTCGCCAGCATGCAGGCACGAGCCCTTCCCGGCGTCGACCTCGCCGCCCTGGAGGCCAAGGACACCAGCGGCGCCGACATCAGCGCGGCGCTCACCGCGGCGGGCTTGACCCGCGGCGGCTTCCGGTATCTGCGCGACCTCGGCCGGCTCGCGGCAGCCGGGACCCTCACCCTGGCGGAGTGGACCGACGCCATCGCCATCCTCACCGGCGCCCACCGGCGCCAGCTCTATCCCACGTGGCGGACGCAGGAGACCGCGTTCGTGCTCTCCCCGGACTACTTCGTCCTGTCCGGTGACCCCGGCCCGCAGGTCAACGCCTACCGGGCGGACCCACGGGCGCGCGGCGACTGGCAGTCCGTGCTGCGCGGCCGTATCGCCGAACGCCAGAATCTGCTCGACGCCGCAGCGCGGGCCGTCTCGGCCGCCGAACAGGTGGCGCTGCCACTCATGCGCGATGCCCTGCTCACCGACCTCGCCGCGCCCACCGGGGCCGAACTCACCACCACCGGCGAGGAGATGTCGGCCCTCTTCCTGGTCGATGTGCTCGCGGGCGGCACCCTGAGCACCACGCGCCTGGGGCAGGCCATCGAGAGCGTTCAGTCGCTGCTGTCCGCGAAGCGCTCCGGCGAACTGCCGCCGGGCCACCCGGCGGCGCCCTGGACCCTGAACGACTTCGACGGGTTCACCGCCGCCTGGGTGTGGATGGGCGAGCTCGGTAGCTGGCAGGCGGCCACCACGGCCTTCCTGTTCCCGGAGCGCAACCTCGACCCGACGCTGCTCGTGCCGGGCGCCAAACCGCCGCAGCCCTTCGACACGTTCTACGAGAACATCCGCGGCTCGGGCCCGTTCAGCGCGGCCGACACCAACCGGTACGCGGCGGCGTATCTGGCCCAGATGGGCCTGAGCTTCACCTATCTCGACCCGAACAGGTCGGCGGAGCACCAGAAGACACTGCGGGACCTGTCGGCCCGGCAGAGCGAGACCAACGCCCGGGAGATCTTCTGGGCCGTGCCGCTGCTGCTCGCCGGGCGCCTTCAGTCGGTCGGTGACTTCCAGTCCGCGCTCGACTGGTACTGGCTCGTCCTTCCGTACGACGTCGGCGCCCCGATCTCCGTTTACCACCGCATCAACACCGAGACCCCGGCCCGTCCCGACCTGCGCTTCCCGCCCCGGTGGACGACGGCCCTCGCGCCGTTCACGCTCGCCGCGACCCGGCCGACCCCGTACAGCCGCGCGACGCTGCTCGCCGTGATCCGCTGCCATCTCGACTACGCCGACGCCGAGTTCACCCGCGAGACAGACGAGTCGGTGGCCCATGCCCGCGCCCTCTATGTCACGGCCAGGCGGCTCCTCGGCGCCGCTCAGCTCAAGCCCTTGGAGCCGACCAACCTGGGCGAACCCGCCCTGGCAATCCCGGAGGTGGAGTCCCTGCGGACCCGTGCGCAGGTGCAGCTCGCCAAGTTGCGGCAGGGCCGCAACATCGCCGGAATGCCCCGCCCCCAGGGCGCCCCCACCACTCTCACGATCAGCCAGCCCACCCCCTTCCGCTTCAAGGTGTTGCTCGAACGGGCCCGTCAACTGACAGCGCAGGCAGCCCAGTTGGAGTCCGGCTACCTCACCGCCCTGGAGAAGTACGACGAGAAGAACCTGCGCCTGTTCGATGCCCTCAAGGGCATCGACCTGAGCGCGGCCCAGGCCACCTTGGCGACCAGCCGGGTCAAGGAGGCCAAGGACGCGGTGGCCGCTGCCATGGCGCAGCAGAACAAGGCGAAGGTCATGGCAGAGACCTATACGGCCGCGATCGACGCGCCGCCGAACAAGTACGAGACGGACCTCCTCGATCAGTACGACAAGCAGTGGAAGATCAAAGACGGAATCGTCACGATGGACACGGCGATCGGCATCGCGCAGGCCGCGTCCAACTCGGCGAGCCTCTCCGACATCTTCTTCAGCGGAGGGTCCAAGGTGGCCCTGGCGCTCGCCATCTCCGCCGCCCATGTCATCAAGGGCGGCCTGCAGGCCTGGGAGAACGACCTTGAGGCGCAGATGCAGGCCAACCAGCTCAAGTCCGGCGTGGAGCAGCGCAGGGAAGAGTGGCGCCGGCAGCTGGTCTCCGCCGAGCAGGAATCGCAGATCGCCGCGGTCCAGGTGACCACCGCCCGGGACCATGTGGCCATCGCCACCCAGGAAGAAGCCATCGCCACGCTCCAGCACGACCAGGCGGTGGCGACCCTCAAGTTCCTGGGCGGCCAGTTCACCAACGCCGATCTGTATCTGTGGCTGAGCACCACACTGGGCTCGGTCTACCGCTACTTCCTCCAGCAGGCGACCGCGACGGCCCGCTTGGCGCAGGCCCAACTCGCTTTCGAGCGTGCCGAGCCCGCCCCGTCCCTGATCCGCAACGACTACTGGCAGTCCCCCGCGGAGGCCACCGGTCCGAGCCGCCGCGGCCTCGCGGGCGCGGAGCAGCTCGCCGAGGACCTGACCCGCCTCGACCAGCACGCCTTCAACTCCGAGCGGCGCCGCCTGAACCTCTCCCAGACGTTCTCCCTGGCCCGTCTGATGCCGGTGGAGTTCCTGGGCTTCCGCGAGACCGGAACCCTGCCGTTCGCGACGCCCATGTCCCTGTTCGACGCCGACTTCCCGGGCCACTACCTCCGGATGATCCGGCAGGTGCGCACCAGCGTCGTCGCCCTTGTGCCACCGGACCGCGGCATCCGCGCCAGCCTCTACTCCAACGGCATCTCCCGGGTGACCACCGGGCAGGACGGCGTCTTCCGTGACATCACGGTGCGGCACGATCCGGGCGTGGTCGCCCTGACGTCGCCGGTCGGCGCCAGCGGCGTATTCGAACTCGATGCGCAGTCGGATCTCCTACTGCCCTTCGAGTCGAGCGGGGTCGACACCACCTGGGAGCTCCGACTCCCGCCCGCGGCCAACCCGTTCGACTTCTCCACCATCGTCGACGTCCTGGTCACCATCGACTACACGGCGCTGTACGACGACGCGTACCGCGACCAGGTGACCGCCCGCCTCAACGCCGACCGGCGGCGCGGCTCCGATGTGGTGTTCAGCCTCGCCCGGGACTTCCCCGACGAGTGGTACGACCTCAACAACCCCCTCGACCCGCGCAACCGCGGCGTCACGCTCACCCTGCGCGACGTCGACTTCCCGCTGAAGATCGAGGACCTCACTACCGCCTCGCTCGCCATACGCCTCTCGGGCACCGAAGCGGTACCACCGACCGTGGTGTCGTTGCGCCGGGGTGCGGCCGGGGGCGAGGCCACCACCGACGACGGCATCGCAGCCACCCGCCGTGGCAACGCCGCCAGTTGGCGACCGCTGCTCGGCTCCGCTCCCACCGGGGACTGGCACCTCGACTTCGGCCCCGACGCCACACCGCTGTTCGAGGCGGGCGCGCTCGGCGACGTCCTGCTCGTAGTCGGCTGGACCGGTCAGGGGCCCGCCTGGACGTAG